In Natronococcus sp. AD-5, the genomic window GACGCTCGCGCTGCGCGAGGCGCTGGCCGACGTAGCGAGCGAGCACGCGGAGACGATCATGCCCGGCTACACGCACCTCCAGCCCGCCCAGCCCACCACGGCGGCCCACTGGGCGCTCTCCTACGAGGGGGCCGTCCGACGCGACACCAAACGCCTCCTCGAGGCCTACGAGCGGATCAACGAATCCCCCCTCGGCGGGGCGGCCTTCGCGGGGACGACGTTCGATATCGACCGCGAGCGCACCGCCGAATTACTCGGCTTCGAGGGCGTCGTCGAAAATTCGATGGACGCCTCCTCGAGCCGGGACTTCCTGCTCGAGACTACCCAGACGCTGTCGACCCACGCCACGACGCTATCCGGAATCGCGGAGGATCTGATCATCTTCGCGAACCGCGGCTTCGTCGACCTCTCGGACGACTACTCCTCGACGTCGTCGATCATGCCCCAGAAGAAGAACCCCGACACGCTCGAGCTCGTCCGCGCGGTCGCGGGCGACGCGGCGGGCGGCGTCCAGGGGCTGACGACGACGCTCAAGGGACTGCCCCGCGCGTACAACCGCGACCTCCAGCGGGCGACGACCCACGCCTGGGAAACCGTCGACGCGGTCCGCGAGGCGAGCGAGGTCGCGGCCGGCGCCGTCGCGACGGCCGACTGGAACGAGGACGCCCTCGCCGCGGAAGCCGGCGACGGGTTCTCGACGGCGACCGGCGTCGCCGACCTGCTGGCCGCGAACGGGCTGCCGTTCCGCACCGCACACGAGATGGTGGCGCGGGCGGCCGAGCAGGGCGCCGACTACGACGCCATCGAGGTCGCTGCCGAGGACGTCCTCGGCGAGCCTCTCGAGAGCTACGTCGACCCCGGTGCCGTCGAAGACGCGCTCGACCCGGAAGCGAGCGTCGCGAGCCGGAACTCGCGGGGCGGGCCCGCACCCGAAGCGGTGGCGTCCCAGCTCGAATCGGCCCGCAACGCGCTTGAGGGCCACGAGGCGACGCATGCCGAGGCGGCGGAGGCGCTCGAGGGGGCTCGCGCGACGCTCCGCGAGGGGGTGAACGGCTATGTCTGAGTCCGCCGCGTTCCGACCGGTTCGGCGACCGCCGCCGTCCCCGCCAGGGGACAATACATATTTTAGATGATACGCGGAACAAAAACTGCCGGAAAATAGTCCCCTCACGCCGTTAGAGGGTGGTGCGCGTCATATAATTTTGCTGTTAGGTTCGAAGGGTTTAAGGGTATCTGGCTCCCAGTTGGGAGTACAATGACAGAATGCGTCGAGTGTGGGGCGGAAGTGTCCCTGCACGACGATCTGGAAGTGGGAGAGATCGTTGACTGTACGACCTGCGGAGCCGAGCTGGAAGTCGTCGACACCGAGCCGCCAGTCCTCGAGCGAGCCCCGGAGCTCGAAGAGGACTGGGGTGAGTGACCTTGCACGTAGGAATCCTCTACTCCCGGATCCGCAAGGACGAGAAGCTCCTCCTGAACGAGCTTCGCGAGCGCGACCACGAGATCACGAAGATCGACGTCCGCAAGCAGACGTTCGACATCGGCGAGGCGTCCGACGAGTTCGCCGACCTCGACGTCGTCGTCGACCGCTGTCTCGCCACGAGCCGGAGCCTGTACGCCACGCAGTTCTTCGAGGCGTACGGGGTTCCCGTGGTCAACAGCCACGAGACGGCCGATATCTGCGCGGACAAGGTGAAGAACAGCCTCGCGCTCGAGAAAGCGGGCGTGCCTACGCCCGCGAC contains:
- the argH gene encoding argininosuccinate lyase — protein: MTGEKAPDGGSDSAGESGVVRRDRFSGGPARSFLSSLAADERIFEADLEVDRAHVLMLAERGIVDDDTAGSILTALDAIEVDGHDSLPDGEDVHEAIETAVIERVGDEGGKMHTARSRNDEVAACIRYRLREDVLEAIETTLALREALADVASEHAETIMPGYTHLQPAQPTTAAHWALSYEGAVRRDTKRLLEAYERINESPLGGAAFAGTTFDIDRERTAELLGFEGVVENSMDASSSRDFLLETTQTLSTHATTLSGIAEDLIIFANRGFVDLSDDYSSTSSIMPQKKNPDTLELVRAVAGDAAGGVQGLTTTLKGLPRAYNRDLQRATTHAWETVDAVREASEVAAGAVATADWNEDALAAEAGDGFSTATGVADLLAANGLPFRTAHEMVARAAEQGADYDAIEVAAEDVLGEPLESYVDPGAVEDALDPEASVASRNSRGGPAPEAVASQLESARNALEGHEATHAEAAEALEGARATLREGVNGYV
- the lysW gene encoding lysine biosynthesis protein LysW; this translates as MTECVECGAEVSLHDDLEVGEIVDCTTCGAELEVVDTEPPVLERAPELEEDWGE